In one window of Coralliovum pocilloporae DNA:
- the pqqB gene encoding pyrroloquinoline quinone biosynthesis protein PqqB, with amino-acid sequence MRFLVLGAAAGGGLPQWNCGCPNCQDARSGKIAPSSQSSLAVSADGERWAILNTSPDLRMQMQVARPLFPRTLRDTPLQSVLVTNGDIDHIAGLLSLREQTPFTLFGTREILSLLSSNRVFDVMNPEKVTRHPLVIGEPFPLLPALQALVFPVPGKVPLFMEDTGSTIQTDLEGEQTVGVRLDDGKTVAYYIPGCARVTDGLLQQISDADHLFFDGTLWQDDEMIRSGTGIKTGQRMGHISISGPEGSIEALKELHCGKTFIHINNTNPVWQPDSAERAYVLAQGWTIAADGMEITL; translated from the coding sequence ATGCGATTTCTGGTTCTTGGCGCTGCGGCTGGCGGAGGCCTGCCGCAATGGAATTGCGGTTGTCCGAATTGTCAGGATGCCCGCTCAGGAAAGATTGCGCCATCAAGCCAGTCATCCCTTGCGGTCTCTGCAGATGGCGAACGCTGGGCCATCCTGAATACATCCCCCGACCTGCGCATGCAGATGCAGGTGGCCAGACCGCTCTTCCCGCGCACATTGAGAGACACACCCCTTCAGTCCGTGCTCGTGACCAATGGCGACATCGACCATATTGCCGGGCTTCTGTCCCTGCGTGAACAGACGCCTTTTACCCTGTTCGGGACGCGGGAAATTCTGAGCCTTCTGTCCTCAAACCGGGTCTTTGATGTGATGAACCCGGAGAAAGTCACCCGGCACCCGCTGGTGATCGGTGAGCCTTTCCCGCTGCTTCCTGCCCTCCAGGCCCTTGTTTTCCCGGTTCCAGGCAAAGTCCCTCTTTTTATGGAAGACACCGGCAGCACCATTCAGACCGACCTTGAGGGAGAGCAGACCGTCGGCGTCCGCCTCGATGACGGTAAGACCGTCGCCTATTACATTCCCGGCTGCGCACGGGTGACCGACGGGCTTCTGCAACAGATCAGCGATGCGGACCATTTGTTCTTTGATGGTACACTCTGGCAGGACGACGAGATGATCCGCTCCGGCACCGGCATCAAGACCGGCCAGCGCATGGGACATATCTCCATCAGCGGACCGGAAGGATCGATTGAAGCGCTCAAGGAACTTCACTGCGGCAAGACCTTCATCCATATCAACAATACCAATCCGGTCTGGCAGCCAGACAGCGCCGAACGGGCTTATGTGCTGGCGCAGGGCTGGACCATTGCCGCAGACGGGATGGAGATCACTCTATGA
- the pqqA gene encoding pyrroloquinoline quinone precursor peptide PqqA, which produces MAWTTPKIKEVNCGMEINMYAPSEDETERDLF; this is translated from the coding sequence ATGGCCTGGACGACACCGAAAATCAAAGAAGTCAATTGCGGCATGGAAATCAACATGTACGCACCGTCCGAGGACGAGACAGAGCGCGATCTGTTCTGA